The following coding sequences lie in one Acropora palmata chromosome 3, jaAcrPala1.3, whole genome shotgun sequence genomic window:
- the LOC141876676 gene encoding uncharacterized protein LOC141876676 isoform X1, with amino-acid sequence MESTLYILLGLLVCLSFLSGSDIYPSIHWIPQNPLFETDGNICGPGPRHLKVQLNSKISFICPNLATVLQKSTTAIQTSEMYENLWFLENKTAFDACDTSLDPKARRLLTCTSPTTLVFSTMIFLQFTAEKDGLVFQGGRTYYLIATSDGTQSHLNDGSGGHCNDTENNVNMKIEVYVCKKGNQTATDPKCAIDVGNLRCPSATTVTPSSSVADAIASSQTMPAIEESSSRLTLHPSMSATVSASRQSGITKTDSSGVMTSCPNICDWTACFEELARTPVSPHIASSITNISITLDVLSYSPTLLPSDTSTDSNQLETISSSRLFQPVMPAGTLESFATSLTTTISPTVASQDMCEQCKTSCSSNTSSILGAQQEQLSGNKNSNSSGAWRTTALFFAAIVSLVFIGIIGIIIYKNNKGCFRRPRRGIAPCEGTSKEMQLKYSQGSSNQIP; translated from the exons ATGGAGTCTACTTTATATATTTTACTTGGCCTTCTCGTCTGCTTGAGTTTCCTATCTGGCAGTGACATTTATCCTTCAATACACTGGATCCCTCAGAACCCATT ATTTGAAACTGACGGAAACATCTGCGGACCAGGACCCCGACATTTGAAGGTTCAGCTGAATTCTAAAATCAGTTTTATTTGTCCAAATCTTGCAACTGTGCTTCAGAAAAGTACAACCGCCATTCAAACATCAGAAATGTATGAAAACTTGTGgttccttgaaaacaaaacagcgtTCGATGCATGTGACACATCACTAGATCCTAAAGCAAGACGACTGTTGACGTGTACTTCTCCAACTACATTGGTGTTTTCTACTATGATATTCCTTCAATTTACAGCGGAGAAAGATGGCCTGGTATTTCAAGGAGGGAGGACATATTACTTGATTG CAACTTCTGACGGAACACAATCTCACCTGAATGATGGAAGTGGTGGCCATTGCAATGATACtgaaaataatgttaatatgaaaattgaagttTATGTCTGCAAGAAAGGCAATCAGACAGCAACAG ATCCTAAATGCGCAATTGATGTAGGCAATCTGAGGTGTCCTAGCGCTACTACTGTCACGCCATCGTCAAGCGTTGCCGATGCAATTGCATCATCTCAAACAATGCCAGCTATCGAAGAGAGCTCCTCAAGGCTAACGTTACATCCGTCGATGAGTGCTACAGTGAGTGCTTCTAGACAATCAGGAATCACAAAAACTGACTCGTCTGGTGTCATGACATCTTGTCCTAATATTTGCGATTGGACCGCCTGCTTTGAAG AACTAGCAAGGACACCGGTTTCGCCTCACATTGCGTCGTCAATCACAAATATATCAATAACTCTTGATGTGCTATCATATTCTCCAACTTTGCTTCCTTCGGACACCTCAACAGATTCCAATCAATTAGAGACAATTTCATCTTCTCGACTGTTCCAACCAGTTATGCCCGCCGGCACGCTTGAATCATTTGCTACATCATTGACAACAACCATCTCTCCTACGGTAGCGTCCCAAGATATGTGTGAGCAATGTAAGACCTCGTGTTCATCAAATACTTCCAGTATTTTGGGGGCTCAACAGGAGCAGCTTTCGGGAAACAAAAATTCTAACAGCAGTG GTGCGTGGAGGACTACGGCATTGTTCTTTGCTGCGATTGTTAGCCTCGTCTTCATCGGAATCATCGGaatcattatttataaaaataa CAAAGGCTGTTTTAGACGACCTCGTCGTGGAATTGCTCCATGTGAAGGTACCAGCAAAGAAATGCAACTGAAATATTCACAAGGATCGAGCAATCAAATTCCCTAA
- the LOC141876676 gene encoding uncharacterized protein LOC141876676 isoform X2 translates to MYENLWFLENKTAFDACDTSLDPKARRLLTCTSPTTLVFSTMIFLQFTAEKDGLVFQGGRTYYLIATSDGTQSHLNDGSGGHCNDTENNVNMKIEVYVCKKGNQTATDPKCAIDVGNLRCPSATTVTPSSSVADAIASSQTMPAIEESSSRLTLHPSMSATVSASRQSGITKTDSSGVMTSCPNICDWTACFEELARTPVSPHIASSITNISITLDVLSYSPTLLPSDTSTDSNQLETISSSRLFQPVMPAGTLESFATSLTTTISPTVASQDMCEQCKTSCSSNTSSILGAQQEQLSGNKNSNSSGAWRTTALFFAAIVSLVFIGIIGIIIYKNNKGCFRRPRRGIAPCEGTSKEMQLKYSQGSSNQIP, encoded by the exons ATGTATGAAAACTTGTGgttccttgaaaacaaaacagcgtTCGATGCATGTGACACATCACTAGATCCTAAAGCAAGACGACTGTTGACGTGTACTTCTCCAACTACATTGGTGTTTTCTACTATGATATTCCTTCAATTTACAGCGGAGAAAGATGGCCTGGTATTTCAAGGAGGGAGGACATATTACTTGATTG CAACTTCTGACGGAACACAATCTCACCTGAATGATGGAAGTGGTGGCCATTGCAATGATACtgaaaataatgttaatatgaaaattgaagttTATGTCTGCAAGAAAGGCAATCAGACAGCAACAG ATCCTAAATGCGCAATTGATGTAGGCAATCTGAGGTGTCCTAGCGCTACTACTGTCACGCCATCGTCAAGCGTTGCCGATGCAATTGCATCATCTCAAACAATGCCAGCTATCGAAGAGAGCTCCTCAAGGCTAACGTTACATCCGTCGATGAGTGCTACAGTGAGTGCTTCTAGACAATCAGGAATCACAAAAACTGACTCGTCTGGTGTCATGACATCTTGTCCTAATATTTGCGATTGGACCGCCTGCTTTGAAG AACTAGCAAGGACACCGGTTTCGCCTCACATTGCGTCGTCAATCACAAATATATCAATAACTCTTGATGTGCTATCATATTCTCCAACTTTGCTTCCTTCGGACACCTCAACAGATTCCAATCAATTAGAGACAATTTCATCTTCTCGACTGTTCCAACCAGTTATGCCCGCCGGCACGCTTGAATCATTTGCTACATCATTGACAACAACCATCTCTCCTACGGTAGCGTCCCAAGATATGTGTGAGCAATGTAAGACCTCGTGTTCATCAAATACTTCCAGTATTTTGGGGGCTCAACAGGAGCAGCTTTCGGGAAACAAAAATTCTAACAGCAGTG GTGCGTGGAGGACTACGGCATTGTTCTTTGCTGCGATTGTTAGCCTCGTCTTCATCGGAATCATCGGaatcattatttataaaaataa CAAAGGCTGTTTTAGACGACCTCGTCGTGGAATTGCTCCATGTGAAGGTACCAGCAAAGAAATGCAACTGAAATATTCACAAGGATCGAGCAATCAAATTCCCTAA